The following proteins are encoded in a genomic region of Gossypium hirsutum isolate 1008001.06 chromosome D05, Gossypium_hirsutum_v2.1, whole genome shotgun sequence:
- the LOC107905946 gene encoding CRIB domain-containing protein RIC10 → MVTKMKGIYKSFKFISQIFVVKEREMEIGYPTDVKHVTHIGWDGSSGTAPSWMNEFKTDPDFTATSIGNSRDSNPTWSSQDFEQSMGCQPATEMMTNLSSTDLPDIPKKQKRKKKTSSSSKSSRTSKTRAAYTQMGSSAQLQI, encoded by the exons ATGGTTACCAAGATGAAAGGGATCTACAAAAGTTTCAAATTCATTTCCCAAATCTTTG TTGTGAAGGAACGAGAGATGGAAATTGGGTATCCGACAGATGTTAAACATGTGACACACATTGGTTGGGATGGCTCTTCTGGCACTGCACCCAGTTGG ATGAATGAATTCAAGACAGACCCTGATTTCACAGCAACATCAATTGGTAACTCCAGAGATTCTAATCCTACATGGTCTTCTCAAG ATTTTGAGCAATCAATGGGATGCCAACCTGCAACGGAGATGATGACAAACCTCTCTAGCACGGATCTCCCAGATATTCCTAAGAAACAAAAGCGAAAAAAGAAGACGTCTTCGTCCTCAAAATCTTCACGAACATCAAAGACCAGGGCTGCATATACTCAAATGGGCTCCTCCgcacaacttcaaatataa
- the LOC107905945 gene encoding RNA pseudouridine synthase 6, chloroplastic, whose translation MKMGSASAGLVSIFSNGYRSLSAPVSSWRTLASSSLYKHYKRNSKSAVFSCLSSSKIELSCLSSKVDVAQTTTTSVNGYHKYDRLLPCPSENGPPRVEHLVVSEGGPVLEYICKSLDLPPLFVADLIHFGAVYYALVCPQPPPSATPEQIRIFKEVTAPSVLSKRTSIKGKTVREAQKTFRITHVEQFVEAGTYLRVHVHPKRFPRCYEIDWKSRIIAVTDSYVVLDKPAGTSVGGTSDNIEESCATFASRALGFSTPLKTTHQIDNCTEGCVVLARTKEYCSIFHGKIREKKVKKLYLALTAAPVPIGIITHYMRPINVAPRLVSEDFIKGWYLCKLEVMECKEVPWPDPVIQQKYCIEDSEWPSKDRAYECKINLLTGRTHQVRAQLAACGAPIVGDSMYMPAAIAEMANPGLNPFGKYKKYTTESDKEMTVTKWFARFGKEPKVAIGLQACQISWDDGEHFYEARSPWWRTGMA comes from the exons ATGAAGATGGGTTCAGCCTCAGCTGGTTTAGTTTCAATCTTCAGCAATGGCTACCGGAGTCTCAGTGCTCCAGTCTCCTCCTGGCGAACGTTAGCGTCTTCTTCTTTATATAAGCATTACAAGAGGAATAGCAAGAGTGCAGTTTTTTCTTGCTTGAGTTCAAGCAAGATAGAGCTTTCTTGTTTATCTTCCAAAGTGGATGTTGCCCAAACAACGACTACTTCTGTTAATGG CTATCACAAATATGACCGGTTGCTTCCATGTCCTTCAGAAAATGGCCCTCCAAGAGTTGAACACTTAGTTGTTTCAGAAGGAGGGCCTGTTCTGGAGTACATCTGTAAATCACTAGATCTTCCTCCTCT GTTTGTTGCAGATCTCATCCATTTTGGAGCAGTATATTATGCCCTTGTGTGTCCACAGCCTCCTCCAAGTGCCACCCCGGAGCAAATTAGGATATTTAAAGAAGTAACAGCACCATCAGTTTTAAGTAAAAGAACATCCATTAAGGGGAAAACCGTACGGGAGGCGCAAAAAACTTTCCGTATAACTCACGTTGAGCAGTTTGTTGAAGCTGGAACATACTTACGTGTGCATGTACACCCGAAACGTTTTCCAAG GTGTTATGAAATTGACTGGAAATCAAGAATCATAGCTGTGACTGACTCCTATGTGGTTTTGGACAAACCTGCCGGTACATCT GTTGGAGGAACTTCAGACAATATAGAAGAAAGTTGTGCAACATTTGCTAGTCGTGCATTGGGATTTTCCACCCCATTGAAGACTACTCATCAGATAGATAATTGCACGGAAGGCTG TGTTGTATTAGCTAGGACTAAGGAGTATTGCTCAatttttcatggaaaaatcaGA GAGAAAAAGGTAAAGAAACTATATCTTGCTCTCACAGCTGCACCTGTACCAATTGGAATAATAACACACTATATGCGTCCAATCAATGTTGCTCCTAGACTCGTCTCAGAGG ATTTTATTAAAGGATGGTACTTGTGTAAACTTGAGGTTATGGAATGCAAGGAGGTTCCCTGGCCAGATCCTGTCATTCAACAAAAGTACTGTATTGAGGACTCTGAGTGGCCCTCGAAAGATCGTGCTTATGAGTGTAAAATAAACCTTTTGACTGGTCGGACTCATCAG GTTCGTGCACAACTGGCTGCCTGTGGGGCACCAATAGTGGGCGACTCGATGTACATGCCAGCTGCTATTGCAGAGATGGCAAACCCTGGGCTTAACCCATTTGGTAAATACAAAAAGTACACTACTGAGAGTGATAAAGAAATGACTGTCACAAAGTGGTTTGCCCGGTTTGGGAAAGAGCCAAAGGTTGCCATTGGTCTGCAAGCTTGTCAAATTTCATGGGATGATGGTGAGCACTTTTATGAAGCCAGATCTCCCTGGTGGAGAACTGGAATGGCTTAA